Proteins encoded within one genomic window of Bacillus sp. 1NLA3E:
- the tenA gene encoding thiaminase II — MLFSERIYEKTQPIWRKNHAHPFVQGMGAGSLDPKKFRFYMIQDYLYLIDYAKLFALGAVKATDIETMGKFARLLDSTLNEEMSLHRKYAEKFQISQEELERAKPSPITLAYTHYMLHIAQNGTLAELVSALLPCMWSYWEIGKELSLMPGATDHDLYGEWIKMYGSEEFGELAQWCIDLFNELTLGKHEAELQKLEEIFLNTTRYEYMFWDMALNEEMWPTDE, encoded by the coding sequence ATGGAGGAAAAATCATGCTCATCCCTTCGTGCAAGGAATGGGAGCCGGATCGCTTGATCCAAAGAAATTTCGATTTTATATGATACAAGACTATCTATACTTAATCGATTATGCAAAATTATTTGCCTTAGGAGCTGTAAAGGCAACGGACATCGAAACAATGGGGAAATTTGCTAGATTACTAGATTCAACCCTAAACGAAGAAATGTCTTTACACAGAAAATATGCTGAAAAATTTCAAATCAGTCAGGAAGAACTTGAACGAGCAAAGCCTTCCCCAATCACTTTAGCCTATACACATTATATGCTTCACATCGCGCAAAACGGGACTCTTGCTGAGCTTGTTTCTGCTTTGCTACCGTGTATGTGGAGTTATTGGGAGATCGGGAAAGAATTAAGTTTGATGCCAGGCGCGACCGACCACGATTTATATGGGGAATGGATTAAAATGTACGGTTCAGAAGAATTTGGAGAGCTTGCCCAGTGGTGTATTGATTTGTTCAATGAGCTGACCTTAGGAAAGCATGAAGCTGAACTACAGAAATTAGAAGAAATATTTCTTAACACCACTCGTTATGAATATATGTTTTGGGATATGGCTTTAAATGAAGAAATGTGGCCGACAGATGAGTAA
- a CDS encoding ABC transporter ATP-binding protein, whose amino-acid sequence MSKVTVEFENVSFFYKNKGAAASILKEFNLQVFEREFVSIIGPSGSGKSTLFRLITGLEQPSNGEILINGTAHESRLGHVGYMPQQDLLMPWRTIIENAALPLELKGMKKEVAHQKVLELLEEFGLRGVEHQYPSDLSGGMKQRVSFLRTILSGSNVLLLDEPFSALDAITRLSMQEWLLMQWEKRKKTVLFVTHDVDEALFLSDRIFVFTNNPVTKLQEVKVPLRRPRVMRDLNNPEVMILKEHLIDQLRMKVER is encoded by the coding sequence ATGAGTAAAGTAACGGTTGAGTTCGAAAATGTTTCATTTTTTTATAAAAACAAGGGGGCGGCAGCTTCTATTTTGAAGGAATTTAACCTTCAAGTGTTTGAACGGGAATTTGTTAGTATTATTGGACCAAGTGGCTCTGGGAAAAGTACTCTGTTTCGATTAATTACCGGTCTTGAACAACCAAGTAATGGTGAAATATTGATTAATGGAACAGCCCATGAATCGCGACTAGGTCATGTTGGGTACATGCCACAGCAGGACTTACTTATGCCATGGAGAACAATTATCGAGAATGCCGCTTTGCCACTTGAGTTAAAAGGTATGAAAAAAGAAGTGGCCCATCAGAAAGTGCTCGAGCTTTTGGAAGAATTCGGGTTAAGGGGAGTCGAGCACCAATACCCTAGTGATTTATCAGGAGGAATGAAACAGAGAGTTTCCTTCTTACGAACGATTTTAAGTGGGTCCAATGTCTTACTGTTAGACGAACCGTTCAGCGCTCTTGATGCAATCACTCGACTATCGATGCAGGAATGGTTGCTCATGCAATGGGAGAAACGGAAAAAAACGGTTTTGTTTGTCACTCATGATGTCGACGAAGCCTTATTTTTGTCAGACCGAATCTTTGTTTTTACTAATAATCCTGTTACCAAGCTACAAGAGGTGAAGGTTCCGTTAAGGCGGCCAAGGGTAATGAGGGACCTTAATAACCCAGAAGTGATGATTCTAAAAGAACATTTAATTGATCAGCTTCGAATGAAGGTGGAACGATGA
- a CDS encoding ABC transporter permease, with product MKKWKDYFPSSMLVLCLLTIWEVGARWVNMPFIIPAPTGITLKLWELKETLFLKHLPATFLIILIGLAISIILGVGLAVWMHSSKIAERALYPIIIVSQTIPTIALAPIFVLWFGYSIWSKVVVTILITFFPITVNTFDGLRSSSRDLKELMLTMGAKKKDLFLKLDVPSALPFFYSGLKVAFPLSVIGAAIGEWLGAQAGLGYFSRRMMTQFDGAGVFAPIVLLSGLGIVLFLLVSVFEKRAFKWRKSQ from the coding sequence ATGAAGAAGTGGAAGGATTATTTTCCATCATCCATGCTGGTGCTGTGTTTATTAACCATTTGGGAGGTCGGTGCGCGTTGGGTTAATATGCCATTTATCATACCGGCACCGACGGGTATTACACTTAAGCTGTGGGAGTTGAAAGAGACCTTATTCTTAAAGCATCTTCCTGCCACTTTTTTGATTATTTTAATCGGACTTGCCATCTCGATCATATTGGGTGTGGGGCTGGCGGTTTGGATGCATTCTAGCAAAATAGCAGAAAGAGCACTTTATCCAATCATTATCGTGTCCCAAACGATCCCGACTATCGCCCTTGCACCGATTTTCGTCTTGTGGTTTGGATATTCGATTTGGAGCAAGGTAGTCGTGACAATTTTAATTACCTTTTTCCCGATTACGGTGAATACGTTTGATGGTTTGCGTTCAAGCAGTAGAGATTTAAAAGAATTAATGCTGACGATGGGAGCGAAGAAAAAGGATCTCTTTCTAAAATTAGATGTTCCGTCTGCCCTACCATTCTTTTATTCAGGTTTGAAAGTAGCCTTTCCATTAAGTGTCATTGGAGCAGCAATTGGGGAATGGCTAGGGGCGCAAGCAGGTTTAGGTTATTTTAGCAGAAGGATGATGACACAGTTTGATGGAGCGGGAGTGTTTGCTCCAATCGTCCTTCTCTCAGGTCTTGGAATTGTTTTATTTTTACTAGTAAGTGTATTTGAAAAAAGAGCATTTAAATGGAGGAAATCACAATGA
- a CDS encoding ABC transporter substrate-binding protein translates to MKKWIASSVCLMLVLMMAACGATKQNGAEEKGNNKEKKLADVNVMLDWYPNAVHSFLYVAQEKGYFKEEGVNVHIKYPANPTDPLNLAAAGKIDVGFYYQPDVIMARANENVPVKSIGAIVRSPLNHVVFLDEQPIKSPKDLEGKTVGYPGIPLNEALLKTMVEKDGGDSSKVKLVDVGFDLVSSVASKKSDAVIGAYINHEVPVLKDKGYNVRYFNPTDYGVPNYYELVAVTGDQTWKKDQDSIKAFWRAATKGYEFMKNNPDEALQILLKNQDEANYPLDEKVEKESIKVLLPKMESEAGFGSQTEKSWQETANWLKKSGLIKKSPAVDDMFVNINN, encoded by the coding sequence ATGAAAAAATGGATCGCATCAAGCGTTTGCTTAATGTTGGTACTTATGATGGCAGCTTGTGGAGCAACAAAACAAAATGGAGCGGAAGAAAAAGGAAATAATAAGGAAAAGAAGTTGGCTGATGTTAATGTGATGTTAGATTGGTATCCTAATGCCGTACATAGTTTTTTATATGTTGCACAAGAAAAGGGTTATTTTAAAGAGGAAGGGGTCAATGTTCATATCAAGTATCCAGCCAATCCCACTGATCCTCTTAATCTAGCTGCAGCTGGTAAAATTGACGTTGGGTTTTATTATCAACCTGATGTGATCATGGCTCGTGCCAATGAAAATGTGCCAGTTAAATCGATTGGAGCTATCGTCCGTTCTCCGCTTAATCATGTTGTCTTTTTAGATGAGCAGCCAATTAAATCACCAAAGGACTTGGAAGGAAAAACGGTTGGATATCCAGGGATTCCGTTAAATGAGGCGCTATTGAAGACAATGGTTGAAAAAGATGGCGGGGATTCAAGTAAAGTGAAACTAGTTGATGTCGGCTTTGATTTAGTGTCTTCAGTTGCTAGCAAAAAATCAGATGCAGTAATCGGTGCCTATATTAATCATGAAGTGCCGGTTTTAAAAGACAAAGGGTATAATGTTCGTTATTTTAACCCAACTGATTACGGTGTTCCGAACTATTATGAATTAGTGGCGGTTACAGGTGATCAGACTTGGAAAAAAGATCAGGATTCCATTAAAGCTTTCTGGCGTGCTGCAACAAAAGGGTATGAATTTATGAAGAATAACCCTGATGAAGCTCTGCAGATCTTGCTTAAAAATCAGGATGAAGCAAATTATCCGCTTGACGAAAAGGTAGAGAAAGAAAGTATCAAGGTCTTATTACCAAAAATGGAGTCGGAGGCAGGTTTTGGCAGTCAAACGGAAAAGTCATGGCAGGAAACCGCTAATTGGCTTAAAAAATCTGGTCTTATCAAGAAATCACCTGCAGTTGATGATATGTTTGTAAACATCAATAATTAA
- a CDS encoding flavin reductase family protein — protein sequence MDDRMFRTAMGKFATGVTVITTEVDGAVFGMTVNAFMSVSLNPRLVAISIGERAHMLEKIKMSKKYAVNILFEDQKELSMIFAGQMRDKREVTFNTLNGFPVLPGALAQITCEVVNEHIEGDHTLFIGKVIDIHLEEHEPLLFFNGQYR from the coding sequence ATGGATGATCGAATGTTCAGAACGGCAATGGGGAAATTTGCAACAGGAGTGACGGTTATTACGACAGAAGTGGATGGAGCTGTGTTTGGCATGACCGTAAATGCGTTCATGTCTGTCTCGCTTAATCCAAGGTTGGTTGCTATTTCAATTGGTGAGAGAGCTCATATGCTTGAAAAAATTAAAATGAGCAAGAAGTACGCAGTGAATATTTTGTTTGAAGATCAGAAAGAATTATCGATGATCTTTGCTGGACAAATGAGAGATAAAAGAGAGGTAACCTTTAATACTTTAAACGGTTTTCCTGTGTTACCAGGGGCTTTGGCACAAATAACTTGTGAAGTTGTGAATGAGCATATCGAAGGTGATCACACTCTTTTTATTGGCAAGGTGATAGACATTCATCTTGAAGAACATGAACCACTGCTTTTCTTTAATGGGCAATATCGATGA
- a CDS encoding NRDE family protein produces the protein MCLILFAYRVHPKYKLIIAANRDEFYERPTAPAHFWEDHPQILAGRDLKQMGTWMGVTKEGSFAALTNYRDPKELTDGKRSRGELVGDFLKNSLHPKTYMEKVANHRDLYPGYNLLAGDAKDLYYYSNIGNELKRIDSGIYGVSNHLLNTEWPKVKRGKEGLEKIVKGNRNDLEEQLFTILQNANPAPDDALPKTGVSLEWERVLSPMFIKSDGYGTRSSTVLLMTDEEIHFTERVYTLDGMSENIFHINF, from the coding sequence GTGTGTTTAATTCTATTTGCCTATCGAGTCCATCCAAAATACAAACTAATCATTGCTGCTAATCGTGATGAGTTTTATGAAAGACCTACCGCTCCCGCTCATTTTTGGGAGGATCATCCGCAGATTCTCGCGGGCCGTGACTTAAAACAAATGGGAACGTGGATGGGCGTAACAAAAGAGGGAAGCTTTGCCGCGTTAACCAATTACCGTGACCCGAAAGAATTAACAGATGGGAAACGATCGCGCGGAGAGTTAGTCGGTGATTTTTTAAAAAACTCATTGCATCCTAAGACATATATGGAAAAAGTGGCCAATCATCGAGATTTGTATCCAGGCTACAACCTTTTAGCAGGGGATGCTAAAGACCTATATTACTATTCAAATATAGGAAATGAATTGAAGCGGATTGATTCAGGCATCTACGGAGTCAGCAATCATCTTCTAAACACTGAATGGCCCAAGGTAAAAAGAGGTAAGGAAGGTTTGGAAAAAATTGTAAAGGGGAACAGAAACGATCTAGAAGAGCAGCTTTTCACAATACTTCAAAACGCAAATCCTGCTCCTGACGATGCACTCCCAAAAACAGGTGTTTCTTTAGAATGGGAAAGAGTTCTTTCCCCGATGTTTATAAAAAGTGACGGCTACGGAACGAGAAGTTCAACGGTTTTATTAATGACCGATGAAGAAATACACTTTACGGAAAGGGTATATACCCTGGATGGAATGAGTGAAAATATTTTTCATATCAATTTTTGA
- a CDS encoding NAD(P)H-dependent flavin oxidoreductase, translating into MKRGIKLNFPQLKIGHMMPKVPIIQGGMGIGISLSGLASAVANAGGIGIISGTGISVDEMRDHIRRAKALVKDAGYIGVNVLFAMNDFAEKMKAAIEEKVDFIISGAGISRDMYAWGREAGVPVLSIVSSGKLARISERLGAAAVVVEGFEAGGHLGTDRPMFDILPEVVEAVSIPVIAAGGILTGADIKKALDMGASGVQMGTRFVASVECDAPMSFKQRYVDACEEDIVLVKTTVGYQGRALINQFTDAISDNKKVRVKKCTDCLKSCSYRFCTRDSLITSMEGDVENGLVFAGARVTEIHDILPVQTIIDNLTAEYDEALQLS; encoded by the coding sequence TTGAAAAGGGGTATTAAGTTGAATTTTCCACAACTAAAAATCGGACATATGATGCCGAAAGTTCCTATCATTCAAGGCGGAATGGGGATTGGAATTTCATTGAGTGGACTAGCTTCTGCAGTAGCAAATGCAGGTGGAATTGGCATCATTTCTGGTACTGGAATTTCAGTTGATGAAATGCGCGACCATATTAGACGTGCAAAGGCTCTTGTTAAGGACGCTGGGTATATTGGTGTTAACGTCCTATTTGCTATGAATGATTTTGCTGAAAAAATGAAAGCTGCCATAGAAGAAAAAGTTGATTTTATCATTTCCGGTGCGGGAATTTCACGAGATATGTATGCTTGGGGAAGAGAAGCTGGGGTTCCGGTCCTTTCCATTGTTTCTTCAGGAAAACTTGCAAGAATTTCTGAACGACTTGGGGCTGCTGCCGTTGTGGTTGAAGGCTTTGAAGCTGGCGGACACCTTGGTACTGACCGTCCAATGTTTGACATTCTTCCTGAAGTAGTAGAGGCCGTTTCGATTCCGGTTATTGCTGCAGGCGGTATTTTGACAGGCGCGGATATTAAGAAAGCTCTTGATATGGGTGCTTCCGGTGTGCAAATGGGTACACGTTTTGTTGCTTCTGTTGAATGTGATGCACCGATGTCTTTCAAGCAACGATACGTTGATGCTTGTGAAGAGGATATCGTTCTAGTTAAAACAACAGTCGGTTACCAAGGGCGTGCCTTAATCAATCAGTTTACTGATGCGATTAGCGACAATAAAAAGGTGAGAGTTAAAAAATGCACTGATTGTCTAAAAAGCTGTTCCTACCGTTTCTGCACTCGTGATTCATTGATTACATCAATGGAAGGGGACGTGGAAAACGGACTAGTTTTCGCAGGTGCTAGAGTAACCGAAATCCATGACATTCTCCCTGTACAAACTATCATCGATAATTTAACAGCAGAGTATGATGAAGCACTCCAGCTTTCTTAA
- a CDS encoding DUF421 domain-containing protein: protein MEPIEVIVRVFASFVVLLFLTRLMGKKQVSELTFFNYITGITIGAVAATITIDASIDFFDGLISLFTWTSLILLVSYLTLKSPKARILLNGQPTVVIKNGEILERAMADIRLTMEDLRMLLREENIFSTQDVDYAVLEPNGQLSVLKKMEKQNVTNKDLNVTTITPLYIPTEIILEGKVVGENLTNLNLTSSWLEKQLNQAGVRIQDVFYAEIQSDGNLFIDKKS, encoded by the coding sequence ATGGAGCCGATCGAAGTAATCGTAAGAGTATTTGCTTCTTTTGTGGTGTTATTATTTTTAACCCGGCTGATGGGAAAAAAACAAGTGAGTGAATTGACATTTTTCAACTATATTACAGGAATCACGATTGGTGCAGTTGCTGCTACAATCACGATAGATGCGAGCATTGATTTTTTTGACGGTTTGATTAGTTTATTCACTTGGACATCCCTAATCCTCTTAGTAAGTTACCTTACATTAAAGTCACCCAAAGCTCGGATCCTATTGAATGGACAACCTACCGTTGTTATTAAAAATGGAGAAATCCTTGAACGGGCAATGGCTGATATCCGATTAACCATGGAAGATCTTCGAATGCTGCTACGTGAAGAAAACATTTTCTCCACTCAAGATGTAGACTATGCCGTATTAGAGCCAAATGGACAATTGTCTGTTTTGAAGAAAATGGAGAAACAGAATGTAACCAATAAAGATTTAAATGTAACTACGATTACACCACTATATATCCCTACAGAAATCATTCTGGAAGGCAAAGTGGTTGGTGAAAATTTAACAAACCTAAATTTAACAAGCAGCTGGTTGGAAAAACAATTGAATCAGGCTGGAGTAAGAATACAAGATGTTTTTTATGCAGAGATTCAAAGTGATGGAAATTTATTTATCGATAAAAAGAGTTAA
- a CDS encoding LysR family transcriptional regulator encodes MELRQLRYFHEVAKREHVSDAAQHLHVAQSAISRQIANLEDELGVQLFEKAGRNVKLTPVGKLFLEHSETALKAIDFAKQQIDEYLDPERGTIRIGFPTSLASHLLPTVISAFKDRYANVAFQLRQGSYKFLIDAVKNRLIDLAFLGPVPTNDADIEGHILFTENISALLPANHPLAGHKSLRLSDLRSDEFVLFPEGMILHRIVIDACKHAGFTPKVSSVGEDLDAIKGLVSAGMGVTLLPESTFYETTPRFTVKIPIDIPQVRRTVGLIVPKRRELAPSEKVFFEFVKDFFYQLEQFK; translated from the coding sequence ATGGAACTAAGACAATTGCGTTATTTTCATGAAGTTGCAAAGCGTGAACATGTATCAGATGCGGCTCAACATCTACATGTGGCTCAATCTGCGATTAGTAGACAAATCGCCAACCTCGAAGATGAGTTAGGCGTACAATTATTTGAAAAGGCTGGACGAAATGTAAAACTTACTCCAGTTGGGAAATTATTTTTGGAGCATTCAGAAACCGCACTCAAAGCGATTGATTTTGCTAAACAACAAATCGATGAATACCTCGACCCAGAACGAGGTACAATCAGAATCGGTTTCCCTACGAGTCTAGCAAGTCACCTATTACCAACTGTCATTTCTGCTTTTAAAGATCGATACGCTAATGTCGCCTTTCAATTACGACAAGGTTCCTATAAATTTTTAATCGATGCCGTCAAAAACAGGCTGATTGACTTAGCCTTTCTTGGACCTGTCCCAACGAATGACGCAGACATAGAAGGACATATTTTATTTACCGAAAATATTTCAGCGCTCCTACCAGCGAACCATCCGCTTGCTGGACACAAGAGCTTGCGTCTCAGTGATTTACGCAGTGATGAATTTGTGTTATTTCCAGAAGGAATGATTTTACACCGAATTGTCATTGATGCTTGCAAACATGCTGGCTTTACCCCTAAAGTTTCTTCAGTCGGTGAAGACTTGGATGCAATTAAAGGTCTTGTCTCAGCTGGGATGGGCGTGACCTTGCTACCAGAAAGTACATTTTATGAAACTACACCTCGTTTTACTGTAAAAATACCAATTGATATCCCGCAAGTAAGGCGCACTGTTGGTTTGATCGTCCCAAAAAGGCGTGAGCTTGCCCCTTCCGAAAAAGTATTTTTTGAGTTTGTTAAAGATTTCTTCTACCAGTTAGAGCAATTTAAATAG